The following coding sequences are from one Gossypium hirsutum isolate 1008001.06 chromosome A12, Gossypium_hirsutum_v2.1, whole genome shotgun sequence window:
- the LOC107890519 gene encoding eugenol synthase 1 isoform X1: MAEKSKILIIGGTGYIGKFMVEASTKLGHPTFVLVRERKISDPEKSKLIESFKGSGVTILYDDIYDHESLLRAIKQVDIVISTLGTQQLADQVRITEAIKEAGNVKRFLPSEFGMDADRIHAVEPAASIFRIKAKIRREIEAEGIPYTYISSNAFAGHFLPNLMQENATVPPRDKVVILGDGNPKGIFVQEDDIATYTIKAAEDPRTLNKILYIRPPSNVLSFNEVVSLWERKIGKTLEKSYVPEEQLLNIIQESPVPWNFFLSFAHPMFVKGEAPNFSIEAWFGVEASELYPELKYTSVDEYLNQFV; encoded by the exons ATGGCTGAGAAAAGCAAAATTTTGATAATCGGAGGCACTGGCTATATTGGGAAATTCATGGTGGAGGCAAGCACCAAACTGGGGCACCCCACTTTTGTATTGGTCAGAGAGAGGAAGATTTCTGATCCTGAAAAATCAAAGCTGATTGAGAGTTTCAAGGGCTCTGGAGTAACCATTCTTTAT GATGATATCTATGATCATGAGAGCTTGTTAAGGGCAATCAAGCAAGTTGACATTGTGATCTCCACATTAGGCACACAACAGCTAGCGGATCAAGTAAGGATAACTGAAGCCATCAAAGAAGCTGGAAATGTCAAG AGATTTCTTCCATCAGAGTTTGGCATGGATGCAGACCGTATCCACGCAGTGGAGCCAGCTGCGAGCATATTCAGGATCAAGGCTAAAATTCGAAGAGAAATTGAGGCTGAAGGGATACCATATACGTATATCTCATCCAATGCCTTTGCAGGGCATTTCTTGCCAAATTTAATGCAGGAAAATGCCACTGTTCCTCCTAGGGATAAGGTAGTCATACTTGGAGATGGAAATCCAAAAG GTATTTTTGTCCAGGAAGATGACATAGCAACTTACACCATTAAAGCAGCTGAAGATCCAAGAACCTTGAACAAGATTCTTTATATAAGACCCCCTTCCAATGTTTTGTCTTTCAATGAAGTAGTCTCCCTATGGGAGAGGAAAATTGGCAAGACCCTTGAAAAGAGCTATGTTCCTGAGGAACAACTTCTTAACATCATTCAAG AGTCACCTGTTCCCTGGAATTTCTTTTTGTCGTTCGCCCATCCTATGTTTGTGAAGGGAGAGGCTCCGAATTTCAGTATAGAAGCTTGGTTCGGTGTGGAGGCATCTGAGCTTTATCCTGAACTGAAATATACTAGTGTTGATGAGTACCTGAATCAGTTTGTGTAA
- the LOC107890519 gene encoding eugenol synthase 1 isoform X2, with translation MAEKSKILIIGGTGYIGKFMVEASTKLGHPTFVLVRERKISDPEKSKLIESFKGSGVTILYDDIYDHESLLRAIKQVDIVISTLGTQQLADQVRITEAIKEAGNVKRFLPSEFGMDADRIHAVEPAASIFRIKAKIRREIEAEGIPYTYISSNAFAGHFLPNLMQENATVPPRDKVVILGDGNPKGIFVQEDDIATYTIKAAEDPRTLNKILYIRPPSNVLSFNEVVSLWERKIGKTLEKSYVPEEQLLNIIQGLQ, from the exons ATGGCTGAGAAAAGCAAAATTTTGATAATCGGAGGCACTGGCTATATTGGGAAATTCATGGTGGAGGCAAGCACCAAACTGGGGCACCCCACTTTTGTATTGGTCAGAGAGAGGAAGATTTCTGATCCTGAAAAATCAAAGCTGATTGAGAGTTTCAAGGGCTCTGGAGTAACCATTCTTTAT GATGATATCTATGATCATGAGAGCTTGTTAAGGGCAATCAAGCAAGTTGACATTGTGATCTCCACATTAGGCACACAACAGCTAGCGGATCAAGTAAGGATAACTGAAGCCATCAAAGAAGCTGGAAATGTCAAG AGATTTCTTCCATCAGAGTTTGGCATGGATGCAGACCGTATCCACGCAGTGGAGCCAGCTGCGAGCATATTCAGGATCAAGGCTAAAATTCGAAGAGAAATTGAGGCTGAAGGGATACCATATACGTATATCTCATCCAATGCCTTTGCAGGGCATTTCTTGCCAAATTTAATGCAGGAAAATGCCACTGTTCCTCCTAGGGATAAGGTAGTCATACTTGGAGATGGAAATCCAAAAG GTATTTTTGTCCAGGAAGATGACATAGCAACTTACACCATTAAAGCAGCTGAAGATCCAAGAACCTTGAACAAGATTCTTTATATAAGACCCCCTTCCAATGTTTTGTCTTTCAATGAAGTAGTCTCCCTATGGGAGAGGAAAATTGGCAAGACCCTTGAAAAGAGCTATGTTCCTGAGGAACAACTTCTTAACATCATTCAAG GACTTCAATAA